One window of the Nicotiana tabacum cultivar K326 chromosome 4, ASM71507v2, whole genome shotgun sequence genome contains the following:
- the LOC107804692 gene encoding protein PARALOG OF AIPP2 isoform X14, with the protein MSEDRSLQCSCTSSGKTINNQTSAGCVHVKNEADDSPIDHSGRNESNGEANNKASMGETSSRNAHSIGDYLENNHSSRKNDVASEASGDLPADTCPEKDDQKSVGSPVSSDTKDALQSHQMDGSEDSDIEEQDVKVCDICGDAGREDLLAICCKCTDGAEHTYCMREMLQKVPEGDWMCEECKFDEEMKNRKGDKSVKFDGYRKSYLTGQTAIDDTGVTIKTEAKPSDVDGETASDTKISGKRRMDDSEVSSVAKKQAFEPASGSPKTLSPNRLIALSRESSFNNSDKGKLKSINQISSGGLSVHDTPAWGSRLQTARGTFSKSNSFSSLAAKRKVQLVDEGFLPKQKLVRESAGLDAKESSIRSMSKSMSFRSISTSRNNVSEAKVKMLSPKFSPAQDKGQMQTKERNPFERKSSFRSERSSGTSVPSKTEQRSAFRGDPSPLSSSSNNCDSRPGQLDSKPVSLLKSSGAVARRTPEVSVHSDEAKKQISLTSISTGVSAANKISSSDQRPNQSNARGDPLSNSYIAERPTSNAGEGLLDGVSQQRETKNVGERIRENSGRRLKHSGTGTKSLFCQRCKGSGHLTESCTADGPDLSTSDVSAVKNSREAPNGTSDLKAAIEAAMLRKPGICRKNRVFDQSDDLAMSNTNSETMAQDLLSGSSGRRILPTNEEVYGVSSNSMAGSYKQEISSMRQLSVLPAEALSRAGNAVPILPSDEKSSLVDLDRYSQAAVAILSRTAIPEHEYIWQGAFEVQKSGRTLDLCDGIQAHLSSCASPKVLDTVNKFPQKVLFNEVSRLSTWPIQFQEYGVTEDNIALFFFAKDIGSYERCYKILLENMIRNDMALKANLEGVELLIFPSNRLPEKSQRWNMMFFLWGVFRVKKASYVQHMQATGKPFPVPQDIPKSSMPFPENVHCLGPVDNATSDNVSMDGEVIASKESGCPMVNGNVDSKASQVCKGDSVAVNVENLEPSSVRIVPTSHLNSSPGRRRYGIFQVGDAGQECKSELQSSSTPAANTWANVSTTEPVPMECGSLVDRQRPFHSVDEAPGRMQEKAYMGSTERGFCSKNGRKFEINLEDEYKDEEASETSGSATTEPTRKVLNSDMLNHLKRPRSVETVMQSVDSGVNLATRSFNDNDIVVEKAHYDKKLKTSIGGSYGNSEQTSCSSDDFLSRMHGSSYGPYLPDTGCDEALSKAAIPECSGNAARYFFPVDPHPVEASSVPWQRHHSDNDRLSDRVPNLELALGGESNSLTQGIPPFLVGKVDKKIIQDQGAETHLLTQGIPPFLVGKVDKRVIQDPSSAKEAIRVEEVEDVSASLSLSLSFPFPEKEQQKGSVSQNEQAMPETRRGNTPLLFFGGLGNK; encoded by the exons ATGAGCGAAGACAGAAGTCTACAGTGTTCTTGTACTTCTAGTGGAAAAACAATAAATAATCAAACTTCTGCTGGATGTGTACATGTGAAAAATGAGGCAGATGATAGTCCAATTGACCATAGTGGGCGAAATGAAAGTAATGGTGAGGCGAATAATAAGGCATCTATGGGGGAAACATCTTCAAGAAACGCACATAGTATAGGAGACTATTTGGAAAATAACCATTCATCAAGAAAGAATGATGTGGCATCTGAAGCTTCTGGCGATCTACCTGCTGATACTTGTCCTGAGAAGGATGACCAAAAGAGTGTTGGATCACCCGTTTCGTCTGATACAAAGGATGCTCTACAATCACATCAAATGGATGGGAGTGAGGATTCTGACATTGAGGAGCAAGAT GTGAAAGTTTGTGATATATGTGGGGATGCTGGTCGGGAGGATTTACTTGCCATATGTTGCAAGTGTACAGATGGTGCGGAACATAC GTATTGCATGCGGGAGATGTTACAAAAAGTTCCAGAGGGGGATTGGATGTGCGAGGAATGCAAATTTGACGAGGAAATGAAAAATCGGAAAGGTGATAAATCTGTGAAGTTTGATGGATACAGAAAAAGTTATCTTACTGGACAAACTGCTATTGATGATACAGGCGTCACAATAAAAACGGAAGCAAAACCTTCTGATGTTGATGGGGAAACAGCTTCTGATACTAAAATTTCTGGCAAGAGGCGTATGGATGATAGTGAAGTTTCTTCTGTGGCAAAGAAGCAGGCCTTTGAGCCAGCTTCGGGATCACCAAAAACACTAAGTCCCAACAGACTTATTGCACTTTCCCGTGAAAGTTCATTTAATAACTCAGATAAGGGGAAGTTGAAATCCATTAATCAGATCTCTTCTGGAGGTCTTTCTGTTCATGATACTCCAGCGTGGGGTTCACGACTACAAACTGCTAGAG GTACCTTTTCAAAGTCTAATTCTTTCAGTTCCCTGGCTGCAAAACGAAAAGTGCAACTTGTAGATGAAGGTTTCCTGCCGAAGCAGAAATTGGTTAGAGAATCTGCTGGTCTTGATGCGAAAGAGAGTTCGATCCGATCAATGAGCAAATCTATGTCATTTAGATCCATAAGCACAAGCCGCAACAATGTCTCTGAAGCAAAGGTTAAGATGTTATCCCCTAAGTTTTCCCCTGCTCAGGACAAAGGACAAATGCAGACAAAAGAACGAAATCCATTTGAAAGGAAGAGTTCTTTTAGATCAGAACGTTCTTCTGGTACTTCTGTTCCTTCTAAAACTGAGCAAAGATCAGCATTTCGAGGTGACCCTTCTCCACTTTCTTCCTCAAGTAATAACTGTGATTCTAGACCAGGTCAGCTTGACAGCAAACCTGTGTCATTATTGAAATCATCTGGTGCTGTTGCTCGTAGGACTCCAGAAGTATCTGTTCATTCAG ATGAAGCTAAGAAGCAGATATCACTCACATCCATCTCCACTGGAGTTTCCGCTGCCAATAAAATTAGTAGCTCTGATCAGAGGCCTAACCAGAGTAATGCAAGGGGTGATCCTTTGTCGAACTCTTATATTGCTGAGAGACCAACATCTAACGCTGGCGAAGGTCTGTTAGATGGGGTGTCCCAGCAGAGGGAAACAAAAAATGTTGGTGAGAGAATAAGGGAGAATTCTGGGAGACGCTTAAAACACAGTGGAACTGGTACGAAGTCACTTTTCTGCCAGAGGTGTAAAGGAAGCGGTCACTTGACAGAAAGTTGCACTGCTGACGGGCCTGATTTATCCACTTCTGATGTTTCTGCTGTAAAAAATTCTAGAGAGGCCCCAAATGGCACCAGCGATCTGAAAGCTGCAATTGAGGCTGCTATGCTAAGGAAGCCTGGAATTTGCCGTAAGAATAGGGTTTTTGATCAGTCTGATGATTTAGCTATGTCAAACACAAATTCTGAAACAATGGCTCAAGATCTACTATCTGGTTCGAGTGGCAGAAGAATTTTACCTACTAATGAAGAAGTCTATGGGGTTTCATCGAACTCTATGGCTGGCTCCTATAAACAGGAAATCAGCAGTATGAGGCAGCTGTCAGTGCTTCCCGCTGAAGCTCTTAGCAGAGCAGGGAATGCGGTCCCTATTCTTCCATCTGACGAAAAGTCTTCACTTGTTGATTTAGATAGATATTCTCAAGCAGCAGTCGCAATACTTTCGAGGACAGCAATTCCAGAGCATGAATATATATGGCA GGGTGCTTTTGAGGTTCAGAAGAGTGGGAGAACTCTTGACTTATGTGATGGAATTCAGGCTCATTTATCAAGTTGTGCATCACCCAAAGTTCTTGACACAGTAAACAAATTTCCTCAAAAGGTCCTCTTTAACGAGGTTTCACGATTGAGCACTTGGCCAATACAATTTCAGGAGTATGGTGTTACAGAAGATAATATTGCACTGTTCTTTTTTGCTAAAGACATTGGGAG CTACGAGAGGTGCTATAAAATTTTGCTGGAGAATATGATTAGGAATGACATGGCTCTCAAAGCGAATCTTGAAGGTGTTGAGCTGCTGATATTCCCATCTAACCGGCTTCCTGAAAAATCTCAAC GGTGGAATATGATGTTCTTCCTATGGGGTGTCTTTAGGGTAAAGAAGGCAAGTTATGTGCAACATATGCAGGCAACTGGAAAGCCATTTCCTGTACCCCAGGATATTCCAAAGTCAAGCATGCCTTTTCCAGAGAATGTACATTGTCTCGGCCCTGTCGACAATGCTACGAGTGATAATGTTTCCATGGATGGTGAGGTAATTGCTTCAAAGGAGTCTGGTTGTCCAATGGTCAATGGAAATGTTGATTCGAAAGCGTCCCAAGTGTGCAAAGGTGACTCTGTAGCCGTAAACGTGGAGAACCTGGAGCCTAGCTCCGTCAGAATTGTACCAACTAGCCACTTGAATTCTTCCCCAGGGAGGAGACGATATGGCATTTTCCAG GTTGGAGATGCTGGACAGGAATGCAAATCGGAATTGCAAAGTAGTTCTACTCCAGCTGCCAATACTTGGGCAAATGTTAGTACAACTGAACCAGTGCCAATGGAATGTGGTTCTTTAGTTGATAGACAGAGGCCATTCCATTCTGTTGATGAAGCTCCAGGCCGTATGCAGGAGAAAGCTTATATGGGCAGCACTGAGAGGGGCTTCTGTAGCAAAAATGGTAGGAAATTTGAGATAAATCTGGAGGATGAGTATAAGGATGAAGAAGCATCTGAAACGAGCGGAAGTGCAACTACTGAACCAACACGGAAGGTGCTTAATAGTGATATGCTGAACCACCTGAAACGTCCACGTTCTGTGGAGACAGTGATGCAATCTGTCGACTCTGGAGTTAATTTGGCAACCCGAAGTTTTAATGATAATGACATTGTAGTTGAAAAGGCACACTACGACAAAAAATTGAAGACTAGTATTGGTGGATCATATGGTAATAGCGAGCAAACTAGTTGTTCCAGTGATGATTTTTTGTCACGGATGCATGGTTCCTCTTATGGACCCTATCTTCCGGATACAGGGTGTGATGAAGCTCTGAGTAAAGCAGCTATCCCGGAGTGCTCAGGGAATGCTGCAAGATATTTCTTCCCTGTTGATCCACATCCTGTTGAGGCTAGCTCAGTGCCTTGGCAAAGGCATCATTCAGATAATGATCGGCTTAGTGATAGAGTCCCTAATCTTGAGCTAGCGTTAGGTGGTGAGTCAAATTCACTGACACAGGGAATCCCACCCTTTTTAGTTGGGAAAGTAGACAAGAAAATCATTCAAGACCAAGGTGCTGAGACTCATTTGCTGACTCAGGGAATCCCACCCTTTTTAGTTGGGAAAGTAGACAAGAGAGTCATTCAGGACCCTTCTTCAGCTAAGGAAGCAATTAGAGTGGAGGAGGTGGAGGATGTCTCTGCTTCTCTCTCCCTTTCTCTTTCATTTCCTTTCCCAGAAAAGGAACAGCAAAAAGGTTCTGTTTCACAAAATGAGCAGGCAATGCCTGAAACAAGACGAGGTAATACACCTCTGCTTTTCTTTGGGGGGCTTGGCAACAAGTAG
- the LOC107804692 gene encoding uncharacterized protein LOC107804692 isoform X10 encodes MESTVDEFSGETGMINSLSFSVNDVSSSNKTRKCEIRQSSEINSAIRISSSNLSFSANAEIKANARTSDVSSATSDGAAFSKLKDPKSLEGLDDNISCVVKADEANKLSSSSKMSEDRSLQCSCTSSGKTINNQTSAGCVHVKNEADDSPIDHSGRNESNGEANNKASMGETSSRNAHSIGDYLENNHSSRKNDVASEASGDLPADTCPEKDDQKSVGSPVSSDTKDALQSHQMDGSEDSDIEEQDVKVCDICGDAGREDLLAICCKCTDGAEHTYCMREMLQKVPEGDWMCEECKFDEEMKNRKGVTIKTEAKPSDVDGETASDTKISGKRRMDDSEVSSVAKKQAFEPASGSPKTLSPNRLIALSRESSFNNSDKGKLKSINQISSGGLSVHDTPAWGSRLQTARGTFSKSNSFSSLAAKRKVQLVDEGFLPKQKLVRESAGLDAKESSIRSMSKSMSFRSISTSRNNVSEAKVKMLSPKFSPAQDKGQMQTKERNPFERKSSFRSERSSGTSVPSKTEQRSAFRGDPSPLSSSSNNCDSRPGQLDSKPVSLLKSSGAVARRTPEVSVHSDEAKKQISLTSISTGVSAANKISSSDQRPNQSNARGDPLSNSYIAERPTSNAGEGLLDGVSQQRETKNVGERIRENSGRRLKHSGTGTKSLFCQRCKGSGHLTESCTADGPDLSTSDVSAVKNSREAPNGTSDLKAAIEAAMLRKPGICRKNRVFDQSDDLAMSNTNSETMAQDLLSGSSGRRILPTNEEVYGVSSNSMAGSYKQEISSMRQLSVLPAEALSRAGNAVPILPSDEKSSLVDLDRYSQAAVAILSRTAIPEHEYIWQGAFEVQKSGRTLDLCDGIQAHLSSCASPKVLDTVNKFPQKVLFNEVSRLSTWPIQFQEYGVTEDNIALFFFAKDIGSYERCYKILLENMIRNDMALKANLEGVELLIFPSNRLPEKSQRWNMMFFLWGVFRVKKASYVQHMQATGKPFPVPQDIPKSSMPFPENVHCLGPVDNATSDNVSMDGEVIASKESGCPMVNGNVDSKASQVCKGDSVAVNVENLEPSSVRIVPTSHLNSSPGRRRYGIFQVGDAGQECKSELQSSSTPAANTWANVSTTEPVPMECGSLVDRQRPFHSVDEAPGRMQEKAYMGSTERGFCSKNGRKFEINLEDEYKDEEASETSGSATTEPTRKVLNSDMLNHLKRPRSVETVMQSVDSGVNLATRSFNDNDIVVEKAHYDKKLKTSIGGSYGNSEQTSCSSDDFLSRMHGSSYGPYLPDTGCDEALSKAAIPECSGNAARYFFPVDPHPVEASSVPWQRHHSDNDRLSDRVPNLELALGGESNSLTQGIPPFLVGKVDKKIIQDQGAETHLLTQGIPPFLVGKVDKRVIQDPSSAKEAIRVEEVEDVSASLSLSLSFPFPEKEQQKGSVSQNEQAMPETRRGNTPLLFFGGLGNK; translated from the exons ATGGAGTCAACAGTTGATGAGTTTTCCGGGGAAACCGGTATGATAAATAGTTTAAGTTTCTCTGTCAATGATGTTTCATCTTCTAATAAGACGAGAAAATGTGAAATTAGACAGAGTAGTGAAATAAACAGTGCAATCCGCATTAGTTCGAGTAACTTATCTTTTTCTGCAAATGCTGAAATTAAAGCAAATGCAAGGACTTCTGATGTTTCATCCGCTACTTCAGATGGTGCAGCGTTTTCAAAGTTAAAGGATCCCAAATCTCTTGAAGGCCTTGATGACAATATATCATGTGTCGTTAAAGCCGACGAAGCTAATAAATTGTCCAGCTCCAGTAAGATGAGCGAAGACAGAAGTCTACAGTGTTCTTGTACTTCTAGTGGAAAAACAATAAATAATCAAACTTCTGCTGGATGTGTACATGTGAAAAATGAGGCAGATGATAGTCCAATTGACCATAGTGGGCGAAATGAAAGTAATGGTGAGGCGAATAATAAGGCATCTATGGGGGAAACATCTTCAAGAAACGCACATAGTATAGGAGACTATTTGGAAAATAACCATTCATCAAGAAAGAATGATGTGGCATCTGAAGCTTCTGGCGATCTACCTGCTGATACTTGTCCTGAGAAGGATGACCAAAAGAGTGTTGGATCACCCGTTTCGTCTGATACAAAGGATGCTCTACAATCACATCAAATGGATGGGAGTGAGGATTCTGACATTGAGGAGCAAGAT GTGAAAGTTTGTGATATATGTGGGGATGCTGGTCGGGAGGATTTACTTGCCATATGTTGCAAGTGTACAGATGGTGCGGAACATAC GTATTGCATGCGGGAGATGTTACAAAAAGTTCCAGAGGGGGATTGGATGTGCGAGGAATGCAAATTTGACGAGGAAATGAAAAATCGGAAAG GCGTCACAATAAAAACGGAAGCAAAACCTTCTGATGTTGATGGGGAAACAGCTTCTGATACTAAAATTTCTGGCAAGAGGCGTATGGATGATAGTGAAGTTTCTTCTGTGGCAAAGAAGCAGGCCTTTGAGCCAGCTTCGGGATCACCAAAAACACTAAGTCCCAACAGACTTATTGCACTTTCCCGTGAAAGTTCATTTAATAACTCAGATAAGGGGAAGTTGAAATCCATTAATCAGATCTCTTCTGGAGGTCTTTCTGTTCATGATACTCCAGCGTGGGGTTCACGACTACAAACTGCTAGAG GTACCTTTTCAAAGTCTAATTCTTTCAGTTCCCTGGCTGCAAAACGAAAAGTGCAACTTGTAGATGAAGGTTTCCTGCCGAAGCAGAAATTGGTTAGAGAATCTGCTGGTCTTGATGCGAAAGAGAGTTCGATCCGATCAATGAGCAAATCTATGTCATTTAGATCCATAAGCACAAGCCGCAACAATGTCTCTGAAGCAAAGGTTAAGATGTTATCCCCTAAGTTTTCCCCTGCTCAGGACAAAGGACAAATGCAGACAAAAGAACGAAATCCATTTGAAAGGAAGAGTTCTTTTAGATCAGAACGTTCTTCTGGTACTTCTGTTCCTTCTAAAACTGAGCAAAGATCAGCATTTCGAGGTGACCCTTCTCCACTTTCTTCCTCAAGTAATAACTGTGATTCTAGACCAGGTCAGCTTGACAGCAAACCTGTGTCATTATTGAAATCATCTGGTGCTGTTGCTCGTAGGACTCCAGAAGTATCTGTTCATTCAG ATGAAGCTAAGAAGCAGATATCACTCACATCCATCTCCACTGGAGTTTCCGCTGCCAATAAAATTAGTAGCTCTGATCAGAGGCCTAACCAGAGTAATGCAAGGGGTGATCCTTTGTCGAACTCTTATATTGCTGAGAGACCAACATCTAACGCTGGCGAAGGTCTGTTAGATGGGGTGTCCCAGCAGAGGGAAACAAAAAATGTTGGTGAGAGAATAAGGGAGAATTCTGGGAGACGCTTAAAACACAGTGGAACTGGTACGAAGTCACTTTTCTGCCAGAGGTGTAAAGGAAGCGGTCACTTGACAGAAAGTTGCACTGCTGACGGGCCTGATTTATCCACTTCTGATGTTTCTGCTGTAAAAAATTCTAGAGAGGCCCCAAATGGCACCAGCGATCTGAAAGCTGCAATTGAGGCTGCTATGCTAAGGAAGCCTGGAATTTGCCGTAAGAATAGGGTTTTTGATCAGTCTGATGATTTAGCTATGTCAAACACAAATTCTGAAACAATGGCTCAAGATCTACTATCTGGTTCGAGTGGCAGAAGAATTTTACCTACTAATGAAGAAGTCTATGGGGTTTCATCGAACTCTATGGCTGGCTCCTATAAACAGGAAATCAGCAGTATGAGGCAGCTGTCAGTGCTTCCCGCTGAAGCTCTTAGCAGAGCAGGGAATGCGGTCCCTATTCTTCCATCTGACGAAAAGTCTTCACTTGTTGATTTAGATAGATATTCTCAAGCAGCAGTCGCAATACTTTCGAGGACAGCAATTCCAGAGCATGAATATATATGGCA GGGTGCTTTTGAGGTTCAGAAGAGTGGGAGAACTCTTGACTTATGTGATGGAATTCAGGCTCATTTATCAAGTTGTGCATCACCCAAAGTTCTTGACACAGTAAACAAATTTCCTCAAAAGGTCCTCTTTAACGAGGTTTCACGATTGAGCACTTGGCCAATACAATTTCAGGAGTATGGTGTTACAGAAGATAATATTGCACTGTTCTTTTTTGCTAAAGACATTGGGAG CTACGAGAGGTGCTATAAAATTTTGCTGGAGAATATGATTAGGAATGACATGGCTCTCAAAGCGAATCTTGAAGGTGTTGAGCTGCTGATATTCCCATCTAACCGGCTTCCTGAAAAATCTCAAC GGTGGAATATGATGTTCTTCCTATGGGGTGTCTTTAGGGTAAAGAAGGCAAGTTATGTGCAACATATGCAGGCAACTGGAAAGCCATTTCCTGTACCCCAGGATATTCCAAAGTCAAGCATGCCTTTTCCAGAGAATGTACATTGTCTCGGCCCTGTCGACAATGCTACGAGTGATAATGTTTCCATGGATGGTGAGGTAATTGCTTCAAAGGAGTCTGGTTGTCCAATGGTCAATGGAAATGTTGATTCGAAAGCGTCCCAAGTGTGCAAAGGTGACTCTGTAGCCGTAAACGTGGAGAACCTGGAGCCTAGCTCCGTCAGAATTGTACCAACTAGCCACTTGAATTCTTCCCCAGGGAGGAGACGATATGGCATTTTCCAG GTTGGAGATGCTGGACAGGAATGCAAATCGGAATTGCAAAGTAGTTCTACTCCAGCTGCCAATACTTGGGCAAATGTTAGTACAACTGAACCAGTGCCAATGGAATGTGGTTCTTTAGTTGATAGACAGAGGCCATTCCATTCTGTTGATGAAGCTCCAGGCCGTATGCAGGAGAAAGCTTATATGGGCAGCACTGAGAGGGGCTTCTGTAGCAAAAATGGTAGGAAATTTGAGATAAATCTGGAGGATGAGTATAAGGATGAAGAAGCATCTGAAACGAGCGGAAGTGCAACTACTGAACCAACACGGAAGGTGCTTAATAGTGATATGCTGAACCACCTGAAACGTCCACGTTCTGTGGAGACAGTGATGCAATCTGTCGACTCTGGAGTTAATTTGGCAACCCGAAGTTTTAATGATAATGACATTGTAGTTGAAAAGGCACACTACGACAAAAAATTGAAGACTAGTATTGGTGGATCATATGGTAATAGCGAGCAAACTAGTTGTTCCAGTGATGATTTTTTGTCACGGATGCATGGTTCCTCTTATGGACCCTATCTTCCGGATACAGGGTGTGATGAAGCTCTGAGTAAAGCAGCTATCCCGGAGTGCTCAGGGAATGCTGCAAGATATTTCTTCCCTGTTGATCCACATCCTGTTGAGGCTAGCTCAGTGCCTTGGCAAAGGCATCATTCAGATAATGATCGGCTTAGTGATAGAGTCCCTAATCTTGAGCTAGCGTTAGGTGGTGAGTCAAATTCACTGACACAGGGAATCCCACCCTTTTTAGTTGGGAAAGTAGACAAGAAAATCATTCAAGACCAAGGTGCTGAGACTCATTTGCTGACTCAGGGAATCCCACCCTTTTTAGTTGGGAAAGTAGACAAGAGAGTCATTCAGGACCCTTCTTCAGCTAAGGAAGCAATTAGAGTGGAGGAGGTGGAGGATGTCTCTGCTTCTCTCTCCCTTTCTCTTTCATTTCCTTTCCCAGAAAAGGAACAGCAAAAAGGTTCTGTTTCACAAAATGAGCAGGCAATGCCTGAAACAAGACGAGGTAATACACCTCTGCTTTTCTTTGGGGGGCTTGGCAACAAGTAG